A single region of the Streptomyces sp. NBC_01803 genome encodes:
- the hisC gene encoding histidinol-phosphate transaminase, translated as MSASSQHPVPAQPTAQATAPAGGPRLRAVLEGIPAYAPGRPAAEGPGSFKLSSNENPYPPLPGVLESAVAAAGSLNRYPDMACSGLLAALSEHFAVPVSHLAVGTGSAGVAQQLLQATSGPGDEVMYAWRSFEAYPIITQVSGATSVRVPLTASEEHDLPAMADAVTERTRLIFVCNPNNPTGTAIRRAELERFLDRVPSDVLVVLDEAYREFVRDGEVPDGVELYRERPNVCVLRTFSKAYGLAGLRVGFAVAHEPVAAALRKTAVPFGVSQIAQDAAVASLGAEAALLERVDTLVAERARVTAGLAERGWTVPRSQGNFVWLRLGEDAAAFATACEREGVTVRPFAGEGVRVTVAEPEANDVLLRVAAAFREGR; from the coding sequence ATGAGCGCATCTTCTCAGCACCCCGTCCCCGCCCAGCCCACTGCCCAGGCCACCGCCCCGGCCGGCGGTCCCCGGCTGCGCGCCGTGCTGGAGGGCATCCCCGCCTACGCGCCGGGCCGCCCGGCCGCCGAGGGTCCGGGATCCTTCAAGCTGTCCTCGAACGAGAACCCATATCCTCCGCTCCCCGGGGTCCTGGAGTCGGCCGTCGCCGCCGCGGGCTCGCTCAACCGCTACCCGGACATGGCCTGTTCCGGACTGCTCGCCGCGCTCTCCGAGCACTTCGCGGTGCCGGTGAGCCACCTCGCGGTCGGCACCGGCTCGGCCGGGGTCGCCCAGCAGCTCCTCCAGGCCACGTCCGGGCCGGGCGACGAGGTGATGTACGCCTGGCGGTCGTTCGAGGCGTATCCGATCATCACCCAGGTCTCCGGCGCCACCTCGGTGCGCGTGCCGCTGACGGCGAGCGAGGAGCACGACCTGCCGGCGATGGCCGACGCGGTCACCGAGCGGACCCGGCTGATCTTCGTCTGCAACCCCAACAACCCGACCGGCACCGCGATCCGGCGGGCCGAGCTGGAGAGGTTCCTGGACCGGGTGCCCTCGGACGTGCTGGTGGTGCTGGACGAGGCGTACCGGGAGTTCGTGCGCGACGGCGAGGTGCCCGACGGCGTGGAGCTGTACCGGGAGCGGCCCAACGTGTGTGTGCTGCGCACCTTCTCCAAGGCGTACGGCCTGGCCGGGCTGCGGGTCGGCTTCGCCGTGGCGCACGAGCCCGTGGCCGCCGCGCTGCGCAAGACGGCGGTGCCGTTCGGGGTGAGCCAGATCGCGCAGGACGCGGCGGTCGCGTCGCTGGGCGCGGAGGCGGCGCTGCTGGAGCGGGTGGACACGCTGGTGGCCGAGCGGGCGCGGGTGACGGCCGGGTTGGCGGAGCGCGGGTGGACGGTGCCGCGGTCGCAGGGGAACTTCGTGTGGCTGCGGCTGGGGGAGGACGCGGCGGCGTTCGCGACGGCGTGCGAGCGAGAGGGCGTGACGGTCCGGCCGTTCGCGGGGGAGGGTGTCCGGGTCACGGTCGCCGAGCCGGAGGCGAACGACGTCCTGCTGCGGGTGGCCGCCGCCTTCCGCGAGGGCCGGTAG
- a CDS encoding LacI family DNA-binding transcriptional regulator, which produces MTAAKHQVTRTSGRRTSGRAGIRDVAAAAGVSITTVSDALNGKGRLPEATRRHVRTVADRLGYRPSAAARTLRTGKSGLIGLTVTTYGEEPFTFTEFAYFAEMARAATSAALARGYALVILPAASQHRDFDVWSNVALDGTVVIDPADNDPVVTELVRQGIPVVSDGRPGGSLPVTAWVDNDHEAAVTGLLDHLAAAGARRIGLLTGTSTDTYTRLSTTAYLNWCERAGQHPVYEAYPAHDPCASAVAADRLLARPDRPDAVYGLFDPNGTDLLAAARRYGLRVPDDLLVVCCSESSVYATTEPPITTLSLKPGRIGTTVIQLLIDAIEGPPGRPQGQQVMPTELIVRASSHRPPHVRAPATVSAPRTPPATDQ; this is translated from the coding sequence ATGACAGCAGCGAAGCATCAGGTGACCCGGACTTCCGGTCGCCGAACTAGCGGGCGGGCCGGCATCCGGGATGTCGCCGCGGCTGCCGGTGTCTCGATCACGACTGTCTCCGACGCGCTCAACGGCAAGGGGCGGCTGCCGGAAGCCACCCGCCGCCATGTCCGCACCGTCGCCGACCGCCTGGGCTACCGACCCTCCGCCGCCGCCCGAACCCTGCGCACCGGCAAGTCCGGGCTGATCGGCCTGACGGTGACGACCTACGGCGAAGAACCGTTCACCTTCACCGAGTTCGCCTACTTCGCGGAGATGGCCCGGGCCGCCACCTCCGCCGCCCTGGCCCGGGGCTACGCACTGGTCATCCTGCCCGCCGCCTCCCAGCACCGCGACTTCGACGTCTGGTCGAACGTCGCCCTCGACGGCACCGTCGTCATCGATCCCGCCGACAACGACCCGGTCGTCACCGAGCTGGTCCGCCAGGGCATTCCCGTGGTCTCCGACGGCAGGCCGGGCGGCAGTCTGCCCGTCACCGCCTGGGTGGACAACGATCACGAGGCCGCCGTCACCGGACTGCTCGACCATCTCGCCGCCGCCGGCGCCCGCCGCATCGGACTGCTGACCGGCACCAGCACCGATACGTACACCCGCCTGTCCACCACCGCCTACCTCAACTGGTGCGAGCGCGCCGGCCAGCACCCGGTCTACGAGGCGTACCCGGCGCACGACCCGTGCGCCAGCGCCGTCGCCGCCGACCGGCTGCTGGCCCGCCCCGACCGGCCCGACGCGGTCTACGGGCTCTTCGACCCCAACGGCACCGACCTGCTGGCCGCCGCCCGCCGCTACGGCCTGCGCGTCCCCGACGACCTGCTCGTCGTCTGTTGCAGCGAGTCCAGCGTCTACGCCACCACCGAGCCGCCCATCACCACCCTCTCCCTCAAGCCGGGCCGCATCGGCACCACCGTGATCCAGCTCCTCATCGACGCCATCGAGGGGCCCCCCGGCAGGCCGCAGGGTCAGCAGGTGATGCCCACCGAGCTCATCGTCCGCGCCTCTTCGCACCGCCCGCCGCACGTCCGTGCACCCGCCACGGTGTCGGCTCCGCGTACCCCCCCTGCCACTGACCAGTAG
- a CDS encoding metallophosphoesterase, with amino-acid sequence MTQGAGQGPDVWHGAQPGVPAPGAPAPQAPDVYSPTLPDLPMPTVPPPPPSPPPVPAPGDAGAALDGTGPLYVVGDVHGYLDELRSALREAGLTDENDGWAAGTARLWFLGDFTDRGPDGVGVLDLVMRLSAEAAAAGGYCKALLGNHELLLIGASRFTDTPVDSAAGTASFQAAWLLNGGQRSDMERLRDHHIQWMSRLDSMALADGHLLLHSDTTAYLDYGSTIDDVNDSIWQALQRNDVEVTWDLFRKFTKRFAFRDGETGPLAVRELLDTYGGKRVVHGHSPIPYLTGENGADADAAGGSGADAAPRVDGPHVYADSLAIAMDGGVTMAGKLLVARLPLPE; translated from the coding sequence ATGACTCAGGGGGCCGGTCAGGGACCGGACGTATGGCACGGCGCGCAGCCGGGCGTGCCCGCCCCAGGCGCGCCCGCTCCGCAGGCGCCGGACGTCTACTCTCCGACATTGCCGGACCTGCCGATGCCGACCGTCCCGCCCCCGCCTCCGTCCCCGCCGCCGGTCCCGGCGCCCGGGGACGCCGGCGCCGCGCTCGACGGAACGGGCCCGCTCTACGTCGTCGGTGACGTGCACGGATATCTGGACGAGCTGCGCTCCGCCCTGCGCGAGGCCGGTCTGACCGACGAGAACGACGGCTGGGCCGCGGGCACCGCCCGGCTGTGGTTCCTCGGGGACTTCACGGACCGGGGCCCGGACGGGGTCGGCGTGCTCGACCTGGTGATGCGGCTGTCCGCGGAGGCCGCCGCCGCCGGCGGGTACTGCAAGGCACTGCTCGGCAATCACGAGCTGCTGCTGATCGGCGCGAGCCGGTTCACCGACACCCCGGTGGACTCCGCCGCGGGCACCGCCTCCTTCCAGGCGGCCTGGCTGCTCAACGGCGGCCAGCGCAGCGACATGGAGCGCTTGCGGGATCACCACATCCAGTGGATGTCCCGGCTGGACTCGATGGCCCTGGCCGACGGCCATCTGCTGCTGCACTCCGACACCACCGCGTACCTCGACTACGGCAGCACGATCGACGACGTCAACGACTCGATCTGGCAGGCCCTCCAGCGCAACGACGTGGAGGTGACCTGGGATCTCTTCCGCAAGTTCACCAAGCGTTTCGCCTTCCGCGACGGGGAGACCGGCCCGCTGGCGGTGCGGGAGCTGCTCGACACCTACGGCGGCAAGCGTGTCGTGCACGGCCACAGCCCGATCCCGTACCTCACCGGGGAGAACGGCGCGGACGCCGACGCGGCGGGCGGCTCCGGGGCGGACGCCGCGCCGCGCGTGGACGGGCCGCACGTGTACGCCGATTCGCTCGCCATCGCGATGGACGGCGGTGTCACCATGGCCGGGAAGCTGTTGGTGGCCCGGCTGCCGCTGCCCGAATGA
- a CDS encoding Cof-type HAD-IIB family hydrolase, protein MAPLPPPRLIATDLDGTLLRSGATVSPRTVAALAAAEAAGLQVIFVTGRPARWMAVVREHVHGHGLAICGNGAAVVDLHRGGELIETRPLLRENALAIVHALRRVAPGVSFAVERTAGFHHEPGYPPAGFEPIAVVAPVEKLLEPGPALRGLPILKLLAHHHAMDPDEFLALGREVAGEHGEFTRSSPTALLEISAPGVTKARTLAARCRRYGIRPDEVVAFGDMPNDLEMLRWAGTAYAMANAHPAVLAAIPRHAASNEEDGVAAVIEELLADRF, encoded by the coding sequence GTGGCCCCGCTCCCCCCGCCGCGTTTGATCGCGACCGACCTCGACGGCACACTGCTGCGCTCCGGCGCGACGGTGTCGCCGCGCACCGTGGCCGCCCTCGCGGCGGCCGAGGCCGCCGGCCTCCAGGTGATCTTCGTGACCGGCCGCCCGGCCCGCTGGATGGCGGTCGTCCGGGAACACGTGCACGGCCACGGCCTGGCCATCTGCGGCAACGGCGCGGCCGTGGTCGACCTGCACCGCGGCGGCGAGCTGATCGAGACCCGCCCGCTGCTGCGGGAGAACGCGCTGGCCATCGTGCACGCGCTGCGCCGGGTCGCGCCCGGCGTGAGCTTCGCGGTCGAGCGGACCGCCGGCTTCCACCACGAGCCGGGATACCCGCCGGCCGGCTTCGAGCCGATAGCGGTCGTCGCGCCCGTGGAGAAGCTGCTGGAGCCCGGCCCGGCGCTCCGCGGCCTGCCGATCCTGAAGCTGCTCGCCCACCACCACGCCATGGACCCCGACGAGTTCCTGGCTCTGGGGCGCGAAGTGGCAGGCGAACACGGCGAGTTCACCCGGTCCAGCCCGACGGCACTGCTGGAGATCAGCGCGCCCGGCGTCACCAAGGCCCGCACCCTGGCCGCCCGCTGCCGCCGGTACGGCATCCGGCCGGACGAGGTGGTGGCGTTCGGGGACATGCCCAACGACCTGGAGATGCTCCGGTGGGCGGGCACCGCGTACGCCATGGCCAACGCCCACCCGGCGGTCCTCGCCGCGATCCCCCGGCACGCCGCGTCCAACGAGGAGGACGGCGTCGCCGCCGTCATCGAGGAGCTGCTGGCGGACCGGTTCTAG